A genomic region of Papaver somniferum cultivar HN1 chromosome 7, ASM357369v1, whole genome shotgun sequence contains the following coding sequences:
- the LOC113298340 gene encoding BRCA1-associated RING domain protein 1-like isoform X1, with product MADSASGYLNRFLNPWVLHFQKLGLELKCPLCLDLLNKPILLPCQHIFCSSCISNSSQFRQNCFVCQSPYADLDLRSAAHMENIVNIYKNMDAAFSTSRSQSCSQSHTSCTHSIIDGKDPMTQTLDSANTVAKMQKAVKETFPNKQVQNPLCQTENVGPLVSGFKRKNSVTKIGQHTLPDSPPSFGVSKDSDDDSSGHVGQNGAERLQTMDKTAEELENQANCDRETKKQKLESKSYNVSATGMNPKPGYSDSDGGCKSEGTLFGAQQASTSVCLDDNSAFVCAFCQTSKISEGSGSMLHIASGEEVVGDEASQPDVIHVHRKCIDWAPQVYYVGDTVKNLELELARGSKLKCSCCGLKGAALGCFIRSCRNTYHVPCAFALPGCRWDDEGHQMLCPSHSHNKFPHEKTKKGKKLTKNNTSTVQRENGQTKVWAASAAATSKLTLCGSSLSVEEKNLLANFARISGATISKNWKPNVTHVIASTDERGACSRTLKFLMAILDGKWVLKMDWIKACIEAMDLVDEEPYEVGLDIHGCVDGPRNGRLRVSEGAAKLFSGLHFYFSGEFVPSYKESLQELVLAAGATVLTKNPLVSGISNEGERSLKTLVVYSLDLPPNLESGEASFLIIEERLREAEALAEQFGTLVIGHTWILESIAASKLEAVA from the exons ATGGCAGATTCTGCTAGTGGGTATCTCAATCGGTTTCTAAATCCATGGGTTCTTCACTTCCAAAAACTCGGTTTAGAACTCAAATGCCCCTTATG CTTAGATCTCCTCAACAAACCAATTTTACTTCCATGCCAGCATATTTTCTGCAG TTCTTGTATTTCAAACTCCTCACAGTTCAGGCAAAATTGCTTTGTCTGCCAATCGCCTTACGCAGATCTAG ATCTAAGGTCAGCTGCTCACATGGAAAACATTGTCAATATCTACAAAAATATGGATGCGGCGTTTAGCACAAGTCGCTCGCAATCCTGTTCTCAGTCTCATACTTCTTGTACTCACTCAATCATTG ATGGAAAAGATCCTATGACTCAAACCCTTGATTCAGCTAATACAGTTGCTAAGATGCAGAAGGCTGTAAAGGAGACATTTCCAAACAAACAAGTTCAAAATCCTTTGTGCCAAACTGAAAATGTTGGACCATTGGTTTCTGGATTtaaaaggaaaaatagtgtgacCAAAATTGGTCAACATACGTTACCTGATAGCCCTCCATCCTTTGGTGTTTCTAAGGATTCTGATGATGATAGTAGTGGTCATGTCGGTCAAAAT GGTGCTGAGAGGTTACAAACGATGGACAAAACAGCAGAAGAATTAGAAAATCAAGCAAATTGTGACAGAGAAACAAAGAAGCAAAAGTTGGAGTCCAAGTCTTATAATGTGTCTGCTACTGGGATGAATCCTAAGCCAGGGTACTCTGATTCAGATGGTGGATGTAAATCAGAAGGAACCCTTTTTGGTGCACAACAAGCTAGTACTTCAGTCTGTCTGGATGACAACTCAGCTTTTGTCTGTGCATTTTGCCAAACCTCAAAAATATCAGAG GGTTCTGGATCCATGCTACACATTGCCAGTGGAGAAGAAGTAGTAGGGGATGAGGCATCGCAACCAGATGTGATACATGTTCACCGGAAATGCATTGACTG GGCGCCTCAAGTGTATTATGTTGGAGATACTGTAAAGAACTTGGAACTGGAGCTCGCAAGAGGTTCAAAGCTCAAATGTAGCTGTTGTGGGCTGAAGGGTGCAGCTCTTGGCTGCTTTATACGTTCCTGCAGGAATACATATCATGTTCCTTGTGCATTTGCCCTTCCAGGTTGCCGCTGGGATGAT GAAGGCCATCAAATGCTTTGTCCCAGTCattctcataataagtttccACATGAGAAAACCAAGAAGGGAAAGAAGCTAACGAAAAACAATACTTCAACTGTTCAAAG GGAAAATGGGCAAACAAAGGTTTGGGCTGCATCAGCTGCTGCTACTAGTAAATTGACTCTCTGTGGGTCTTCCCTTTCAGTCGAAGAGAAG AATCTATTGGCCAACTTTGCTAGAATATCTGGCGCAACCATTTCCAAAAATTGGAAGCCAAATGTGACCCATGTGATTGCATCCACTGATGAGAGGGGTGCTTGCAGCCGCACTTTAAAATTCCTCATGGCCATTTTAGATGGAAAATGGGTTCTCAAAATGGATT GGATTAAAGCATGTATAGAAGCAATGGATTTAGTTGATGAAGAACCTTATGAAGTTGGACTTGATATTCATGGATGTGTGGATGGGCCCCGAAATGGTAGATTGCGAGTTAGTGAAGGG GCGGCAAAACTCTTCAGTGGCCTGCACTTCTATTTCAGTGGTGAATTTGTTCCATCGTACAAAGAATCCCTTCAAGAACTGGTTTTAGCTGCGGGAGCTACTGTATTGACAAAGAACCCTTTAGTTTCAGGGATTAGTAATGAAGGAGAACGTTCTTTGAAGACTTTGGTTGTTTATAGTCTTGATCTCCCTCCAAACCTTGAATCAGGGGAAGCATCTTTTTTGATTATTGAGGAAAGGCTCAGAGAAGCAGAAGCTCTTGCTGAACAGTTTGGAACCTTGGTTATTGGTCATACATGGATATTGGAATCAATAGCAGCTTCTAAGTTGGAGGCAGTTGCTTAA
- the LOC113298340 gene encoding BRCA1-associated RING domain protein 1-like isoform X2 — MADSASGYLNRFLNPWVLHFQKLGLELKCPLCLDLLNKPILLPCQHIFCSSCISNSSQFRQNCFVCQSPYADLDLRSAAHMENIVNIYKNMDAAFSTSRSQSCSQSHTSYGKDPMTQTLDSANTVAKMQKAVKETFPNKQVQNPLCQTENVGPLVSGFKRKNSVTKIGQHTLPDSPPSFGVSKDSDDDSSGHVGQNGAERLQTMDKTAEELENQANCDRETKKQKLESKSYNVSATGMNPKPGYSDSDGGCKSEGTLFGAQQASTSVCLDDNSAFVCAFCQTSKISEGSGSMLHIASGEEVVGDEASQPDVIHVHRKCIDWAPQVYYVGDTVKNLELELARGSKLKCSCCGLKGAALGCFIRSCRNTYHVPCAFALPGCRWDDEGHQMLCPSHSHNKFPHEKTKKGKKLTKNNTSTVQRENGQTKVWAASAAATSKLTLCGSSLSVEEKNLLANFARISGATISKNWKPNVTHVIASTDERGACSRTLKFLMAILDGKWVLKMDWIKACIEAMDLVDEEPYEVGLDIHGCVDGPRNGRLRVSEGAAKLFSGLHFYFSGEFVPSYKESLQELVLAAGATVLTKNPLVSGISNEGERSLKTLVVYSLDLPPNLESGEASFLIIEERLREAEALAEQFGTLVIGHTWILESIAASKLEAVA, encoded by the exons ATGGCAGATTCTGCTAGTGGGTATCTCAATCGGTTTCTAAATCCATGGGTTCTTCACTTCCAAAAACTCGGTTTAGAACTCAAATGCCCCTTATG CTTAGATCTCCTCAACAAACCAATTTTACTTCCATGCCAGCATATTTTCTGCAG TTCTTGTATTTCAAACTCCTCACAGTTCAGGCAAAATTGCTTTGTCTGCCAATCGCCTTACGCAGATCTAG ATCTAAGGTCAGCTGCTCACATGGAAAACATTGTCAATATCTACAAAAATATGGATGCGGCGTTTAGCACAAGTCGCTCGCAATCCTGTTCTCAGTCTCATACTTCTT ATGGAAAAGATCCTATGACTCAAACCCTTGATTCAGCTAATACAGTTGCTAAGATGCAGAAGGCTGTAAAGGAGACATTTCCAAACAAACAAGTTCAAAATCCTTTGTGCCAAACTGAAAATGTTGGACCATTGGTTTCTGGATTtaaaaggaaaaatagtgtgacCAAAATTGGTCAACATACGTTACCTGATAGCCCTCCATCCTTTGGTGTTTCTAAGGATTCTGATGATGATAGTAGTGGTCATGTCGGTCAAAAT GGTGCTGAGAGGTTACAAACGATGGACAAAACAGCAGAAGAATTAGAAAATCAAGCAAATTGTGACAGAGAAACAAAGAAGCAAAAGTTGGAGTCCAAGTCTTATAATGTGTCTGCTACTGGGATGAATCCTAAGCCAGGGTACTCTGATTCAGATGGTGGATGTAAATCAGAAGGAACCCTTTTTGGTGCACAACAAGCTAGTACTTCAGTCTGTCTGGATGACAACTCAGCTTTTGTCTGTGCATTTTGCCAAACCTCAAAAATATCAGAG GGTTCTGGATCCATGCTACACATTGCCAGTGGAGAAGAAGTAGTAGGGGATGAGGCATCGCAACCAGATGTGATACATGTTCACCGGAAATGCATTGACTG GGCGCCTCAAGTGTATTATGTTGGAGATACTGTAAAGAACTTGGAACTGGAGCTCGCAAGAGGTTCAAAGCTCAAATGTAGCTGTTGTGGGCTGAAGGGTGCAGCTCTTGGCTGCTTTATACGTTCCTGCAGGAATACATATCATGTTCCTTGTGCATTTGCCCTTCCAGGTTGCCGCTGGGATGAT GAAGGCCATCAAATGCTTTGTCCCAGTCattctcataataagtttccACATGAGAAAACCAAGAAGGGAAAGAAGCTAACGAAAAACAATACTTCAACTGTTCAAAG GGAAAATGGGCAAACAAAGGTTTGGGCTGCATCAGCTGCTGCTACTAGTAAATTGACTCTCTGTGGGTCTTCCCTTTCAGTCGAAGAGAAG AATCTATTGGCCAACTTTGCTAGAATATCTGGCGCAACCATTTCCAAAAATTGGAAGCCAAATGTGACCCATGTGATTGCATCCACTGATGAGAGGGGTGCTTGCAGCCGCACTTTAAAATTCCTCATGGCCATTTTAGATGGAAAATGGGTTCTCAAAATGGATT GGATTAAAGCATGTATAGAAGCAATGGATTTAGTTGATGAAGAACCTTATGAAGTTGGACTTGATATTCATGGATGTGTGGATGGGCCCCGAAATGGTAGATTGCGAGTTAGTGAAGGG GCGGCAAAACTCTTCAGTGGCCTGCACTTCTATTTCAGTGGTGAATTTGTTCCATCGTACAAAGAATCCCTTCAAGAACTGGTTTTAGCTGCGGGAGCTACTGTATTGACAAAGAACCCTTTAGTTTCAGGGATTAGTAATGAAGGAGAACGTTCTTTGAAGACTTTGGTTGTTTATAGTCTTGATCTCCCTCCAAACCTTGAATCAGGGGAAGCATCTTTTTTGATTATTGAGGAAAGGCTCAGAGAAGCAGAAGCTCTTGCTGAACAGTTTGGAACCTTGGTTATTGGTCATACATGGATATTGGAATCAATAGCAGCTTCTAAGTTGGAGGCAGTTGCTTAA